In Aegilops tauschii subsp. strangulata cultivar AL8/78 chromosome 3, Aet v6.0, whole genome shotgun sequence, one genomic interval encodes:
- the LOC109749758 gene encoding probable NADPH:quinone oxidoreductase 1: MDSLTASTTAKPTLRVAAFCGSLRKDSWHRGLIRAAEELCEESIPGLRIDHVDISGLPMVNPDLETDGGKGFPPAVEALRDSVRAADCFLFASPEYNYSVTASLKNALDWASRGKRNCWADRAAAIVCAGGDFGGARASLHLRQIGVFLDLHFINKPELHVRAFAEPPKFDEEGNLIDAETRERLRKVLLSLQAFALRLQHNMDD, from the exons ATGGATTCCCTGACGGCGTCGACGACGGCGAAGCCCACCCTCCGAGTGGCCGCATTCTGCGGCTCCCTCCGCAAGGACTCGTGGCACCGCGGCCTCATCCGCGCCG CGGAGGAGCTTTGCGAGGAGTCCATCCCGGGGCTGCGCATCGACCACGTGGACATCTCCGGCCTGCCCATGGTCAACCCGGACCTGGAGACCGACGGCGGCAAGGGCTTCCCGCCGGCCGTGGAGGCGCTCCGCGACAGCGTCCGCGCCGCAGACTGCTTCCTCTTCGCCTCGCCCGAGTACAACTACTCGGTCACAGCGTCCCTGAAGAACGCGCTGGACTGGGCGTCGAGGGGCAAGCGCAACTGCTGGGCGGACAGGGCGGCGGCGATCGTGTGCGCGGGGGGCGACTTCGGCGGGGCCAGGGCGTCGCTCCACCTCCGCCAGATCGGGGTGTTCCTCGACCTCCACTTCATCAACAAGCCGGAGCTCCACGTGAGGGCGTTTGCGGAGCCGCCCAAGTTCGACGAGGAGGGGAACCTCATCGACGCCGAGACCAGGGAGCGGCTCAGGAAGGTGCTCCTCTCGCTCCAGGCCTTCGCGCTCAGGCTCCAGCACAACATGGACGACTGA